In Deltaproteobacteria bacterium, the following are encoded in one genomic region:
- a CDS encoding IS3 family transposase, translating to MVTALREERPIPIRRLAAATLEPASSVGRWVRPPMDNPLSGRRCPVSNDADLRDKIRLLCEEDRQRGYGHRRIRALLRRRFAIVVNRKTMARIVREEHLAQPKLRFKPSRPPHVEKMRPDAPNRAWQIDMTSFQLTDLTPLFLVVVIDVFTRKIVGWSLDRRCRASEWTAPLRLALDAQGIVTREQAASLTVRSDNGSQPCSRHFVEFLGSRGVRGQYTGYDAPDDNAFVERVIRTIKEEEIWPNSYDTGSEAHEAIDRYIRWYNEDRIHSAIDYRTPCEIEAEWIKLMAA from the coding sequence GTGGTGACGGCGCTGCGCGAGGAGCGTCCGATTCCCATTCGTCGGCTGGCCGCCGCGACCCTGGAGCCGGCGTCCTCGGTGGGTCGCTGGGTGCGTCCCCCGATGGACAATCCGCTTTCCGGTCGCCGATGTCCGGTCTCGAACGACGCGGACCTGCGCGACAAGATTCGCCTTCTTTGCGAAGAGGATCGCCAGCGCGGCTATGGCCACCGGCGGATTCGAGCCTTGCTGCGCCGTCGTTTCGCGATCGTGGTCAATCGAAAGACGATGGCGCGGATCGTGCGCGAGGAACATTTGGCTCAACCGAAACTGCGTTTCAAACCCTCGCGGCCGCCGCATGTCGAGAAGATGCGCCCCGACGCTCCGAATCGGGCGTGGCAGATCGACATGACGAGTTTCCAACTCACCGACCTGACGCCGCTGTTTCTGGTCGTGGTGATCGACGTCTTCACACGCAAGATCGTGGGGTGGTCGCTGGACCGGCGTTGCCGGGCTTCGGAGTGGACGGCGCCGCTGCGTCTGGCGCTGGACGCGCAGGGGATCGTGACGCGCGAGCAGGCTGCGTCGCTGACCGTTCGCAGCGATAACGGCTCGCAGCCCTGCTCCAGGCATTTCGTCGAGTTTCTCGGGTCCCGCGGCGTGCGCGGGCAATACACCGGCTACGACGCTCCCGACGACAACGCCTTCGTCGAGCGCGTCATCCGAACGATCAAGGAAGAGGAAATCTGGCCCAACAGCTACGACACCGGGTCCGAGGCCCACGAGGCCATCGACCGATACATACGCTGGTATAACGAGGATCGTATCCACTCGGCGATCGACTACCGGACGCCGTGCGAGATCGAAGCCGAATGGATCAAACTTATGGCCGCGTAA
- a CDS encoding DUF2007 domain-containing protein, translating into MSWCPRCREEFSSEDSRCPTCDGELLAALPSDEELLTDVEWVPVARDMEPLRAQLLKDLLEQSGIPVVITGERLESFHIYPNLENAVMVPRRWSAEAIAIVASFDADDDDDRIVCSSCGEEVSAEAEACPHCGELFEIDVN; encoded by the coding sequence ATGAGTTGGTGTCCGCGATGTCGCGAAGAGTTCTCGAGCGAGGATTCGCGCTGCCCGACCTGCGACGGGGAGCTGCTCGCCGCGCTGCCGAGCGACGAGGAATTGCTGACCGACGTCGAGTGGGTGCCGGTCGCCCGGGACATGGAACCGCTGCGAGCGCAGTTGCTGAAAGATTTGCTCGAGCAGTCGGGCATTCCCGTCGTCATCACCGGCGAGCGGCTGGAATCGTTTCACATCTACCCCAACCTGGAAAACGCGGTGATGGTCCCGCGGCGCTGGTCGGCGGAAGCAATCGCCATCGTCGCGTCCTTCGACGCGGATGACGACGACGACCGGATCGTGTGTTCGTCGTGCGGCGAAGAGGTGTCGGCCGAAGCCGAGGCGTGTCCGCATTGCGGAGAGCTGTTCGAGATCGACGTGAACTGA